From a single Brassica napus cultivar Da-Ae chromosome C9, Da-Ae, whole genome shotgun sequence genomic region:
- the LOC106418078 gene encoding putative F-box/kelch-repeat protein At4g11750 — protein MSAIDGKIYVVGKWNVRPSNSIEIYDPKTQIWESVPCPITEILGQKFTLNSLAIDGKLYLLADKCMVYRPVENKWDVGYWTLFLWTQFKFTCVICNVLSRVLKWLVNYERLRIAVLWVRSSGVFSREKVIWCAVIAVERRNGQEIYGKIEWCDVVLTVPKSCCVLESIAVTI, from the exons ATGAGTGCTATCGATGGGAAAATATATGTAGTGGGAAAATGGAACGTTCGTCCATCGAATTCCATAGAGATTTACGACCCCAAAACCCAAATATGGGAGTCTGTGCCGTGCCCTATAACAGAAATACTCGGCCAGAAGTTTACGTTAAACAGCTTAGCAATAGACGGAAAGCTTTACCTACTTGCCGATAAGTGTATGGTTTACAGGCCCGTGGAAAACAAATGGGATGTCGGATACTGGACTCTTTTCCTTTGGACTCAGTTTAAATTTACTTGCGTAATCTGCAACGTACTGTCCAGAGTGCTTAAATG GTTGGTTAACTACGAAAGATTGCGGATTGCGGTTCTGTGGGTGAGGAGTAGTGGTGTTTTCTCTAGGGAAAAGGTGATCTGGTGTGCTGTGATTGCGGTTGAAAGGCGCAACGGACAAGAGATTTATGGGAAGATTGAGTGGTGTGATGTTGTGCTTACAGTCCCCAAGTCATGCTGTGTATTGGAATCTATTGCTGTTACGATTTGA
- the BNAC09G23780D gene encoding uncharacterized protein BNAC09G23780D — translation MASITCSSDQRLPTSKRRLKPLILRDYLLLDDLSSCSSNGFKSFPRRQPLPSSSSSTVRRLLDAEMKLSGLIHKPRLTRRSRTTCGTAISNAVHKASTAFLNAVKLIPFHATATLGKGDEKQQGGFSGSFSKRRFWGKPVSQSRREVTVIDVGDGEIQWWRSAAFFPDEESLGQPSDLFSQISTVADEATFSVSEDSVITTTVNIIIGGDSSSSGSEFFTNSSSSEIVQSSSSLFSSTSNGNDAVEDGGEIGESLNARDCDGSSVNCDSLCNRKEFVNEEKEQLSPVSILECPFEDEITGLISHQNDTYEKNARKSRRVNGLVRLEPLELEKRIEKYVEREEEEYSYHVVETEEDESENRANRLFALVKSRIGETNNILAFNVANNLLLDYPQEDNIGAKEETLMVKKVEDWVMDRQEEMFMSWEVREKREVYVKEMKWGCINGDEKENVVEELANGFFTFLVDEFIFDLVL, via the exons ATGGCGTCGATCACCTGTTCCTCCGATCAACGTCTCCCAACAAGCAAGAGACGTTTAAAGCCGTTGATATTAAGAGACTACTTATTACTCGATGATCTCAGCTCTTGTTCATCCAACGGCTTCAAATCATTCCCACGTCGTCAACCTCTtccttcctcttcatcttccaCCGTTCGTCGTCTCCTTGACGCCGAGATGAAACTGTCAGGGTTGATCCACAAGCCGCGTCTCACTAGAAGAAGCCGTACGACTTGCGGAACGGCGATCAGTAACGCCGTCCATAAAGCTTCTACGGcgtttcttaacgccgttaaacTTATACCGTTCCATGCAACCGCTACGTTAGGAAAGGGAGATGAGAAACAACAAGGCGGTTTCTCTGGAAGCTTCTCTAAAAGACGCTTCTGGGGAAAACCGGTAAGTCAATCTCGCCGTGAAGTTACCGTCATTGACGTCGGAGATGGAGAGATCCAATGGTGGCGATCCGCCGCGTTTTTCCCGGACGAAGAGAGTTTAGGACAACCGTCCGATCTGTTTTCTCAAATCTCCACCGTCGCCGACGAAGCGACATTCTCAGTCTCTGAAGATTCGGTGATCACCACCACCGTGAACATTATCATCGGTGGTGACTCGTCGAGTTCCGGTAGCGAGTTTTTCACGAACTCGTCGTCGTCGGAGATTGTACAGTCATCTTCTTCGTTGTTCTCTTCGACGTCGAACGGAAACGACGCCGTGGAAGACGGTGGTGAGATCGGAGAGAGTTTAAACGCACGTGACTGTGACGGATCATCTGTCAACTGCGACAGCCTGTGCAACAGAAAG GAATTTGTGaatgaagaaaaagaacaaCTCAGTCCAGTATCAATCTTGGAATGCCCTTTTGAAGATGAAATAACTGGTCTTATCTCCCACCAAAATG ATACATATGAGAAAAATGCAAGAAAAAGCAGGAGAGTAAATGGTTTGGTACGGCTTGAGCCACTAGAATTGGAGAAACGCATAGAGAAGTATGTCgagcgagaagaagaagagtattCATATCACGTGGTAGAAACCGAAGAGGACGAATCAGAAAACCGAGCAAACCGCTTGTTTGCTCTTGTGAAGTCAAGAATCGGCGAAACAAACAACATACTAGCTTTTAATGTAGCAAATAATCTATTGTTAGATTATCCTCAAGAAGATAACATTGGGGCAAAAGAAGAGACATTAATGGTGAAGAAAGTAGAAGATTGGGTGATGGATAGACAAGAAGAGATGTTTATGAGTTGGGAAGTGAGGGAGAAGAGAGAGGTTTATGTGAAGGAAATGAAATGGGGTTGCATTAATGGAGATGAGAAAGAGAATGTGGTTGAAGAATTGGCTAATGGTTTCTTCACTTTCTTGGTGGATGAATTCATCTTCGACTTAGTTTTGTGA
- the LOC106417160 gene encoding putative F-box/kelch-repeat protein At4g11750 encodes MKTIKFSPCFGLRRILTKRLSNNLLVPVPTSNFSAVYWPYGAIGSNIYTIVEYVHGEFSTDRVFYLDCRSHTWHEAPIMWMIRSSPLIRVLDGKLYVLPQRNGFPSNSIEIFDPKTQLWEYVRSPIAEILGTRSSLISFAIDGGFYLYGDKCMVYKPKENKWDVVEYETGLVWASFRLSCVINNVIYSSKLSRVLKWYDSEGRLWRDLKGLDKLPKLPKSFSRLRLVNYGGKIAVSWEKSGGVSSREKMIYGKIEWCEV; translated from the coding sequence atgaaaacaattaaatttagTCCATGCTTTGGACTACGTAGAATCCTGACGAAGAGGTTGAGCAACAATCTTTTGGTCCCAGTCCCAACTAGTAATTTCTCTGCTGTGTATTGGCCATATGGTGCAATTGGCTCTAATATCTACACCATTGTCGAATACGTACATGGTGAATTCTCGACTGATAGGGTATTTTACTTGGACTGTCGGTCTCACACCTGGCACGAAGCTCCAATCATGTGGATGATCAGAAGCAGCCCACTCATTCGTGTTCTGGATGGGAAACTGTATGTACTGCCACAAAGGAACGGTTTTCCCTCGAATTCGATTGAGATTTTCGATCCAAAAACTCAATTATGGGAGTATGTGAGAAGCCCTATAGCAGAGATACTAGGCACGAGGTCTAGTTTAATCAGCTTCGCAATAGACGGGGGGTTTTACCTGTATGGGGATAAGTGTATGGTTTACAAGCCCAAGGAAAATAAATGGGATGTCGTAGAGTACGAGACTGGTTTGGTTTGGGCTAGCTTTAGACTTTCTTGTGTGATAAACAACGTAATCTACAGTTCTAAACTCTCCAGAGTGCTTAAATGGTACGACTCCGAGGGGAGATTGTGGAGAGATTTGAAGGGTTTGGATAAACTTCCTAAACTACCAAAGAGTTTTAGTCGTCTCAGGTTGGTAAACTATGGTGGAAAGATTGCGGTTTCGTGGGAGAAGAGTGGTGGTGTTTCTTCTAGGGAGAAGATGATTTATGGGAAGATTGAGTGGTGTGAAGTTTGA